TTTGTGGTGCAGTCACACTGACTCGACCCTCTGCTGTGCTGTCGCTTCCTTGGCCAGAGCCCGGTGGGCAACTGCAACTCACTGCTGATGCAACTCCAATCTCTGCAAAGATAGGTGTTTCAGTTGAGGATCTTGCAACACTTCCCTCCCTTGATGTGGCAGCAGGGCAGAAAATTGAGAGGTTGGCACTGAAAGTTGGCGagaatttattcaattttatgcAGTCATTTTGTGGAGTGGATGGCAGTAAGCTGGTGGTGCCTATGGATATATTGGATCGCTGGTTCAAGAAATTCCAGGAACGTGCAAAGCGAGATCCAGAATATTTGAAGGGCTTCGCTTTGTAGTTGGGATGGCTGGGAAGGACATCTGCATGTATGAAGTTTCCTCTGTTTTCTCTTTGGAGGATTGTCATGAGAATATAATGAGTTAATTGTTGTAGGATTGTGGTATGCCATTGGTCAGTATTTGGTTAAAACTTTGGGCGACAACCGTTGTCTAATGTTTGATTATTAGAAATGAATTACAATCTTATCATTTCAGTTCCATTAGAAGGGTGTAAATCAGCTTCTTGTCTTTGTTGTGCTAATTATGTTCCGAGCTTTGAGttcaaaaggaaagaaaaggaaTATCCAGTTAGGAAAAATTTCTGGTGAAGTGTTAAGTGTAATGTCTTCTTAGAAAGAAGTATGCAGATATCCTTCCATTAGGCTTTCAGATAGAAGCATTTGACCCTGCAATCTCAATACAAGGAAGGAATACgagtaatatttttgaaaagtttgtTGATGGGGCCAAGTGCAGTTATTAGTTGTACAGAACATCAAAATCAGAGACTATACTGAAAATGAGAAATGGTAAACTTAAGCATCATCATGTGTGATATGAAACTCTCCACTTGCATGAACTTGCTTAACTTGTTTTTCATACTCGTCTTCTTCATCCTCTTCCTCGTCTTCTTCTTTGGTCTCTCcgtcttcttcctcttcttcagtTCCCCAGCCAAAGTGCGGAACTGGCCTTGATGGAGTTGGTGGATTTCTTGCCTCTGATACAATTTTCATGATCTCCTCAATGCTTTGAAGGGAGAATGTTGGATTGTCTCTTTTGTAATACACTGCTTGAGCTGATTCTGTAAGTTCTTTTGGCAAGCTCTTTAAAAACCATGGATGGTTCTTGATCTCTTTTAGTGTGATTCTCTGCCCAACATATATCATACATTAGTACACAACAGCATATGTAGAAATTTTAGTAAGCAGTGTCAACATTTAATGAAGGCATAATACATGAATTTCCCTTTTAGTTTGACCTCAGCTAACATCTATGCCTTCCAACTTCGGATGTGCATAAATAAACACTAAAACATAtttaaagttgaacaagtagacagaCATGTCCTATACTagtgttcaactttatacaaattcaaaGTCTACACTTAAATTAAGTTGGATATTATAGATTTCAAGTTAAAAAGGACATATGTTGTAACATAAATTATACTACAATTGTTTATTGCATGAATCATATAATACCCTGGCAGGACTGGCAACAAAAATGCGAGAAAGAAGGTGTTTGCAATCATGAGATATATGGACGTAGTCTGGGATTTTGTATTGAACACCCATTATTCTCTGCAAAAACGAAAAGCaccatatattaatattataaagtGCATAtgtcaatttattttattttatttaaaaagagagaaaactCACTGAAATAGTTTTTCTGAAATTCTTGGGATCATCTACATCTTCAAAAGGATATCCTCCCACCAACATGACATATAAAGTCACTCCACATGACCATACATCTGCAgactaataaaaaaaaggaatacatctttttaatatcatataaaaaatacttttagatATATAAAGGCCGGTAGAGTAGGTATACTTAACCAATAAAATGACATGTTTAATTAACTAGTTGAAAGTAGGATCACTCAAGAAATTATAATTAACTTCAAGGATAAGGTACaataatatatgttatcttGATTATTTTATAAGTCACCATCACATGCTTGTTTTTACAACCTGCATTATTTCACTTAGATTTtaaccaacaaaaataaagattgaTACTATGTTACCTTGCCATCATATTCACGGCGTGATAGAACCTCGGGTGCAATATATGCTGGTGTTCCAACAGTGGATTTGGGACGTGAATGCAACACAGACGACTGCAATGTGATCATGACTAAATTAGTACGGTATATATAGATAGAGCTACATATATCGAATATATTTTATAGTACCTTGGAGTAACCAAAGTCACAAATTTTAAGACGAGGTGCTGGACTTCCATCTAACAGTGTGTTTTCCAATTTCAGATCTCTGTGACAGATTTGCTGTACAATATTGATTAGTATAAATAATCAGTGAAGGATCGATCAATACTATATACTATAGAAATGAAAGAAGTACCATGTTGTGGCAGTAATGGACTCCAGAGATCAACTGTTGAAAAAAGTATCGAGCTTCAGGTTCACTGAATCTCCCAGCTTGACAGATGCGATCAAAGAGTTCACCACCAGCTGCATACTCCATTACTATTCCCAAATGTGTTGATGTTAATAACACCTCTTTGAAACGAATAATATTTGGATGTCTTAATGATCTGTGATTTATGATTTCTCTCGCCACATTCTCATCAATCTACAACCAATTAAACAACTAGTAttagtattagtattatttatatttatttataagcaGAAAACAGAGCAGGGTACCTTGCGGCCTCGTTCAATGTATTTCATGGCAACAAGCTGTTTAGTTTCTTTGTGCCTCATGAGCCTGGCCACACCAAAATTACCAGATCCCAATTCCTTCACAACTTCGTAATTCTGCATCTTCGCTAGCTAATTCGATATATCTGCAGATATGGATTTGTTGTATATATGGGCAATATAGATTGGTAAATAATTGATCAGGTGATGTATTTATAGGTGGCTAGTGGGATTGATGAGTTTATGACTTATGGATGAAGTGATTAAAACTGGCAACTGGCAACTGGCAACTggcaactatatatatatatatatatatatgaacggtaaggtgcagttcatcaagCCTGCCCTTGATTAACATTTAACATGTACACTACTGAAGAGCACGTGGGGGTGGGCCGGGGAGGAGTAAAGAGTAATGGTATGGGATTCCACATTCCAAGTCCCACTCATCACCacttccatatatatatatattttaaacaaattaatcaatcaatcaactagtGGGAAGAAAACATTAATTGTCAAGTGACTCGTTTGATTGAAAATAAGTTACGATATTCCAAGATTAATTATTCAATGACTATCTAATACCTCtaagataaaatattaatgTGTTGTAAGTTCATTACTAGCTAGTATGTACATCATGATAACAATTAAAGTTGAAGATTTGGATCTATAAAAACGCCGCTCTCCAAGGAAGTGCAGATGTGGGTGATCACAATTTGACTTTTAGTTTTACACCATATATACTAGTATATCTTTTCTGCTAAgcaatttatatattattattggtCAATCGATCAGTCGCTTGAATATATCATACTATAGCTATGAATTATTTCAATCGATCTCTGGTTACTTACTCCATCACAACCTTATTCCATTCATGAGTCTGTGATTAGCTAGCTAGCTTATTTCTGAAAGATGCTTAATTTTCTGACTTATGTCTGTGGCAAAGTTAGGACTTAGGAGACAGAGATGCCGCCTCTGCCTCTATCTCTATCTATCTTCTTTTTATACAAGCCTGCCTTTTTGTATTATGTATGCTTCTACTCCTACtcttgttcttttttattttgaataaataaaacttgATCACTTCCTCATCTCTATTATTCTACATCATTAGTTTGTTCAAACTTGGGCATTATTGACATTGTAAGTTCTGTGATATACAACATCTTCCATATATATGAAagacaaatcatacaataaaatGTAGTAGTAATAACACTAACACAAAAGAAATCTCAAGTGTATCATTATACAAATATTGGACTTTGTTCTGCAATTTCAGTCCAAGGTAAAGTGGAAAACTTAGACGCGGAAGGACAAAATTTCAGTCGTTAATTCCATTACAAACAAACACCAGGTGCAGCTAATTGATCAACAGGATCTGCAAACGAAGATATATCATGACAGTGCAATTCATTGCTTCATGAGTAAGCAGAAGAATGTTGTACATAATGCAATAACACTTAGGTTGTTTCCCTTCTCTAATCACTCATGGAATGATGAGGAGGGGTCTACACTAGGGCTATTAAGGACATGTACGATGGAACCAAGACTTGGGTTAGGACAATTGGAGGTGACTCGGACCACTTTCCAGTCATGATGGGGTCACACCAGGGATCAACTCTGAGCCCATTTCTATTTGCCTTGGTGGTGAACGAATTGACACGACATATTCAATGGGAGGCATTGTGGTGCATGTTTTTCGCACATGACATAATATTGATTGATGAGACGTGTGATGAAGTTAAAGATAGGTTGGAAGCTTGAAGACAAACACTAAAGTCTAAAGGTTTTAGGTTAAGTAGATGCTCGGTGATGTAATGCATGAGGCAGAGGTTGAAGTGAAGACCGATGCACAAGTCATACCTAAAAGAGGAAGTTTTAAGTATTGTGGGTCCATTATTCAAGGTAAGTTCTATGACTAGTGGTTAGACTAGTATTATTGTATGAGAAAAATGCTCAAGTTCTAAAGATGAATGTGGTAGAGATAAGAATGTTAAGATAGATGTGTGGATATATTATGAGATACATGATTAAAACCAAAGTTATGCAGGGTAAAGTGGGAGTGACCTCTATGTCGGATAACATGAGGAAAGCAAGACTAGAATGGTTCAAACATGTAAAGAAGAGTTGTATGGATGCGCGCCATTAAGAAAGTGTGGAAGAGTGGCTATAACAGGAGTTAAAGGTAGGCCGAAGAAGAACTAGGGAAGGTAATTAGATAAGACACGACATAGTTTCAACTTACGGGGActagataaaaaatatgaagatcGAAAATTNAGTTATGCAGGGTAAAGTGGGAGTGACCTCTATGTCGGATAACATGAAGAAAGCAAGATTAGAATGGTTCAAACATGTAAAGAGGAGTTGGCTATAACAGGAGTTAAAGGTAGGCCGAAGAAGAACTAGGGAAGGTAATTAGATAAGACACGACATAGTTTCAACTTACGGGGActagataaaaaatatgaagatcGAAGATTACAATAGTAAATAATTGAGTAATGTCACACTTTAAATAAGTGGGAGAGGCTGGAGGTTAATCTCCTCTCCGGTCCTCCTTATTAATAGTAGTAAGTATTGGTAATGACTTGTGATGCACTGGtgggagtgtttcacccttaatcagGGATCTCGGGTTCGAGctctgggtatggagaaaatcatgttgggagcgccaccctcGAATGGGCCCTGCAGTGCGCGATTcggatttagtcggagctccaatgtggacTCTAGACATcgggtgggaaaccaaaaaaaaaaaagtattggcAATggcatagtttttttttgtataacttaCAGAAATATCTTACATTTGGAGGCTAACTACACCATATTCCAGAAGTTTCcctaattacaaaaatcccgGATTTTTCAATGCTCTCAGATATATTCCGTGTCGGATACATTGCAAATGTTGTGTTTGGTATGTTATTATACTCCTCAAATTTGCATTTAATAGAGCTGATATAAAAGTGACTCAGCTTGCAAAATTATGGTGATAAATTAGGCACTTTATCCTTATTTTGGTATCATATATTTTCCTTCCATTCTGATTTTCATCCTTTTCCTTTTGGTTTATCTAATAACatcataataatatatttttatcctaATGTTTATCCATTAATGTTATAGTAATACTAGAATACTAACAAGTCCCTTTCCATCGTTGGTTGATAGATTTGAATCTGTAGTTGAAAACAAGAAAAGGATTGATTGTTCAGAGGCGATTCCAATTGATCAACTATGTCTTTCCCTCACATAATCCGCAGCGCCATTCGAAGCACATCATCAAAGATTGCACTTTTAGCAAGATCAACAACCCCTTTCACTAATCGATCcttttcttcaagttttgaaTCGGAGAAGAATAGTACAACACCATCAGAGGCCTCCTACTACCATCTAAGCGGTGGCCCTTCTCACATGCGTGCTGCTGTGTTTTGGGAACCAGGCAAACCCCTCACCTTTGAAGACTTC
The DNA window shown above is from Solanum stenotomum isolate F172 chromosome 6, ASM1918654v1, whole genome shotgun sequence and carries:
- the LOC125868036 gene encoding serine/threonine-protein kinase SAPK7-like, which translates into the protein MQNYEVVKELGSGNFGVARLMRHKETKQLVAMKYIERGRKIDENVAREIINHRSLRHPNIIRFKEVLLTSTHLGIVMEYAAGGELFDRICQAGRFSEPEARYFFQQLISGVHYCHNMQICHRDLKLENTLLDGSPAPRLKICDFGYSKSSVLHSRPKSTVGTPAYIAPEVLSRREYDGKSADVWSCGVTLYVMLVGGYPFEDVDDPKNFRKTISRIMGVQYKIPDYVHISHDCKHLLSRIFVASPARRITLKEIKNHPWFLKSLPKELTESAQAVYYKRDNPTFSLQSIEEIMKIVSEARNPPTPSRPVPHFGWGTEEEEEDGETKEEDEEEDEEDEYEKQVKQVHASGEFHITHDDA
- the LOC125868037 gene encoding protein OPI10 homolog; this encodes MFGVVFPNRSFPMDISTFAQIDPTHWVLDMNTFVGEAYDSIREVCIFLLNNFTLPPDKALAVYIQSPGSPFLFCGAVTLTRPSAVLSLPWPEPGGQLQLTADATPISAKIGVSVEDLATLPSLDVAAGQKIERLALKVGENLFNFMQSFCGVDGSKLVVPMDILDRWFKKFQERAKRDPEYLKGFAL